Below is a genomic region from Falco naumanni isolate bFalNau1 chromosome 2, bFalNau1.pat, whole genome shotgun sequence.
AAGTCCTTGTTGGCATGCTCCAGTGACTATTTCCGAGCTATGTTCAAAAGTTATACCCAAGAGTCTAAAGCCAGTGTAATTGACCTGCAAGTTGTCTCACCCACCGGTTTCCAGAATGTCCtggattttatttatacttCTTTGTTGCCCCTTTCCTTTGAAAGCCTGGAAGATACCTTGGAAGCTGCAAGCTACTTGCAAGTGACTGATGCCATTGGCTTGTGCGATCAGTACTTGATTAACAACCTTGCCTtggaaaactgctgcttctccGCCAATGTGGCCAGGAAGTTCTACCTGCCGAATGCCTTAGCAGCAACCGAAAAATACATTGTCAGTAATCTCTGGAAGCTTCTGGACTTGGATTTGTCAGGACTGCTCGAGCTGAACTTCAGGTCTTTGCTAGTGGTGGTTCAATCACCAGATCTCCCTATGGTGAAAGAAACTCGCCTGTTGAATCTcgtgctgctgtggctgaagCAGGATAAAACCAGGCTGGCTCACACTAGCAGCCTTTTAGAGCACATAAGATACGGCCTCATCCCAGTGGAAGAGTTGAGAAAAACCTACACACAGTCAGAAGTGCCCCTCTCTGCAGGTATTAAGTGCTTGATCATTAAAGCAATAAATTACCATACATCTGTTTTCAAACAGCCTATCCTGCAAGACAAGTCCACCACGCTGAGGAATGAGAAAACTCGGATCATTCTGCTGGGGGGAGGGACAGCAAGCGAGGGGCTCGTCACCGACATGGTGGCCTTTGATGTTTACAATCACAAATGGAGAGCTCTCACGCAGGCGCGGGACAGGGTGCAGAACCACAGCGTGTGCGTGGTGGGGAACTTCCTCTACGTCTTGGGTGGGGAGGTAGAAAGTGGTGCCCCGGGTGAtgctaaaaccaaaaagatCTTATCAGTTACAAACAAGGTCCATCGTTATGATCCCAGATTTAACACGTGGACCCAAATCACGGGCATGCTGGAAAAGAGGTGCCAGTTTTCTTGCAGTGTCCTAGGCAAGGATATCTTTGCCATT
It encodes:
- the KLHL34 gene encoding kelch-like protein 34 → MSYFLSYCKAHCTAVLAQYQSLRSEGFLCDILLKVKENEFPAHKSLLACSSDYFRAMFKSYTQESKASVIDLQVVSPTGFQNVLDFIYTSLLPLSFESLEDTLEAASYLQVTDAIGLCDQYLINNLALENCCFSANVARKFYLPNALAATEKYIVSNLWKLLDLDLSGLLELNFRSLLVVVQSPDLPMVKETRLLNLVLLWLKQDKTRLAHTSSLLEHIRYGLIPVEELRKTYTQSEVPLSAGIKCLIIKAINYHTSVFKQPILQDKSTTLRNEKTRIILLGGGTASEGLVTDMVAFDVYNHKWRALTQARDRVQNHSVCVVGNFLYVLGGEVESGAPGDAKTKKILSVTNKVHRYDPRFNTWTQITGMLEKRCQFSCSVLGKDIFAIGGRGEDGSLHSSVEVYNISRDRWMKVKELPCKLHGHASAICKSAIYISGGKHSDPADTSKDVYSLSSLEGQWIKKAPMSIARFGHQMATIREAIFTFLGLYEPFSEIERYDPDQNQWTRLRPLIYDRFCYGLAVVEETALLIGGKKWRNSQEVPTQDVVGYDIDNDGWEEICKAPLPWCGLQCAVLQLSEGADEQDSDSQQKRLPDC